The Miscanthus floridulus cultivar M001 chromosome 7, ASM1932011v1, whole genome shotgun sequence genome includes a region encoding these proteins:
- the LOC136466615 gene encoding LOW QUALITY PROTEIN: rDNA transcriptional regulator pol5 (The sequence of the model RefSeq protein was modified relative to this genomic sequence to represent the inferred CDS: deleted 1 base in 1 codon), with the protein MAGKKRTQTDLAVPEAVPASDNTRNEAAAAEAPAKKKKLAMERKKERKELDKERHRQSAESAAAEAAKAQPPAAEAAAPANPPPAPAAVGPGLHMNVFRDLASPEASVRETAAEALVAELRQVQKAYEKSARKGESEAGDGDSAWQMEAEKDDGLDNCAPSVRYAIRRLIRGISSSREYARQGFALGLAAVLESIRAIKVESIMKLIPNLLEYSSSMKGPEAKDNLLGRLFGFGAIVRSGRVSRQWTRDKSSPIVKEFVSVVVELSGKKRYLMEPAVAVILDLVRKLPDEAILSEVLEAPGVQDWFNKATDVGDPDALFLALKLQERTIVQKEIFGKLLPHPFSSDNFFAEQHLKSIAACFKESAFCLPRIHSLWLVIMEMLVREAASQHDINTSSGKKHKKNKKASSCEDNKRNLSNFCEVVIEGSLLLSSHDRKHLAFSILLSLLPKLSPSAIQVVLSSKVVQGLMDILSNESSWLYNAGKHFLKELVSVASHDNDRCAAVIINLQKYSGGRFDSMTKTKIVKELAGKFHSVEDCLYLVQSLMALFVDEESVTDEPSDQSQTTDENSEIGPTEEQELLGQGNTDLLKSWVVNTISCVLKNLKLTSKGNSDSEMAKCIEEKFQVQTEILKFLAVQGLFSASLGTEVTSFELQEKFKWPKNPISTSLRKECIEQLQFLLEDAQKDEALHVPSEVKSNDLGYYFMRFINTVCNIPSVSLFRTLSGNDDNAFKKLMAVESMLFHEERKTGPGLESAKMHAMRYLLIQLLLQVLLHPDEYWEAAVDVTICCKKSFPVIAQGDNSSAQESAEHGSQESDEDGSEESDDDGSEDPNEEVSLEFMDVLVQTFLSVLPHASGPVCFTIEQVFRVFCDDITETGLLDMLRVVKIDLKGRRQTDSDDEDDGRVDIEDDDETVMEDEGVGEIDDVTDGEDDSSDEGDVDQDDFNKAVPNETKGGDKAEATKDGDDSDDSDGMDDDAMFRIDPYIARIFKERNLPGSETKQSQLMRFKLRVLTLLDIYLQRNPGKVLVLEVYSFLMQAFVKSHGADGTEQFRQRIAGILQRRVFKGNEYPEGDVVEFGKLESLLEKALRLASRSRYNTVASVAQNATFWILKIINSMNCSEQELASVVDMFRSILNDYDRKKSRLKLGFVKEVAKRNPWIGQELFGFVLQRTENTKAQYRRNQMLELVDYILKSWAGDASEVFLNHLAQLCGLIQEALSAVPENKSRRKEVRNFCTGILQTVLKLDLKEQFQNALSPEAYSLCEAKLGAAFTTFKK; encoded by the exons ATGGCCGGAAAAAAGCGGACCCAGACTGACCTCGCGGTTCCGGAGGCTGTGCCTGCCTCGGACAATACCCGGAATGAGGCCGCAGCAGCGGAGGCGCcggcgaagaagaagaagctggCCATGGAGCGGAAGAAGGAGCGGAAGGAGCTGGACAAGGAGCGCCACCGCCAGTCGGCCGaatccgccgccgccgaggccgccAAGGCCCAGCCGCCGGCCGCGGAGGCTGCGGCTCCAGCGAATCCCCCGCCCGCTCCGGCGGCTGTGGGTCCGGGGCTGCACATGAACGTGTTCAGGGACCTGGCATCACCAGAGGCATCGGTGAGAGAGACTGCGGCGGAGGCGCTGGTGGCGGAACTCCGGCAAGTGCAGAAGGCGTACGAGAAGAGCGCGCGGAAGGGGGAGAGTGAAGCTGGCGATGGGGACAGTGCCTGGCAGATGGAGGCTGAGAAGGACGACGGACTGGATAACTGCGCCCCATCTGTGCGGTACGCCATTCGGCGGCTTATTCGCGGTATCTCTTCTTCTAGAGAG TATGCAAGGCAAGGATTTGCATTGGGTCTTGCTGCTGTGCTCGAATCAATTCGGGCAATCAAGGTTGAATCAATTATGAAGTTGATCCCAAATTTATTGGAATATTCATCTTCTATGAAGGGACCG GAAGCTAAGGACAATCTTTTGGGGCGCCTGTTTGGATTTGGAGCAATTGTGAGGTCTGGTCGTGTTTCGCGACAGTGGACACGTGACAAAAGCTCACCCATTGTTAAGGAATTTGTGAGTGTGGTTGTAGAACTCAGTGGCAAGAAACGATATTTGATGGAGCCTGCAGTTGCCGTGATTCTGGATTTAGTCAGGAAG CTGCCTGATGAAGCCATACTATCCGAGGTTCTTGAAGCTCCTGGTGTTCAAGATTGGTTCAACAAAGCTACTGATGTTGGAGATCCAGATGCACTCTTTCTAGCTTTGAAGTTGCAAGAGAGAACTATTGTCCAGAAGGAGATATTTGGGAAGCTCCTGCCTCATCCA TTCAGCTCTGACAATTTTTTTGCAGAACAACATCTTAAATCCATTGCTGCTTGTTTCAAG GAATCTGCCTTTTGTCTTCCTCGTATTCATAGTTTATGGCTTGTCATTATGGAGATGCTTGTTCGAGAAGCGGCATCTCAGCATGATATTAACACCAGTTCTGGCAAGAAGcacaaaaagaataagaaagccAGCTCCTGTGAGGATAACAAAAGGAATCTTAGTAATTTCTGTGAGGTTGTAATTGAAGGATCTTTGCTGCTCTCATCTCATGACAGGAAGCATTTAGCATTTAGTATACTTCTTAGCCTCCTCCCAAAATTGTCTCCTTCAGCTATCCAAGTAGTTCTGTCCAGCAAAGTTGTTCAGGGTTTGATGGATATTTTGTCAAATGAATCTTCATGGTTGTATAATGCCGGAAAACATTTTCTGAAAGAGTTAGTGAGTGTAGCAAGTCATGACAATGATCGGTGTGCTGCTGTCATTATCAACTTACAGAAATACAGTGGTGGAAGATTCGACTCCATGACAAAAACAAAAATTGTTAAAGAGCTGGCTGGCAAATTCCATAGTGTTGAAGATTGTTTGTATCTTGTGCAAAGTTTGATGGCCCTATTCGTGGATGAAGAATCTGTTACAGATGAACCATCTGATCAAAGTCAGACAACCGATGAGAATTCAGAAATTGGCCCAACTGAAGAGCAGGAACTTCTTGGGCAAGGGAATACTGATCTTCTGAAGAGCTGGGTGGTGAATACAATTTCTTGTGTTCTAAAAAATTTAAAGCTTACATCTAAAGGGAATTCAGATTCTGAAATGGCTAAGTGCATTGAAGAAAAGTTTCAAGTTCAGACAGAAATATTAAAATTCCTTGCAGTTCAAGGTCTGTTCTCAGCATCTTTAGGAACTGAGGTTACATCATTTGAGTTGCAAGAGAAGTTCAAATGGCCAAAGAATCCCATATCCACATCGCTACGTAAGGAATGCATAGAACAACTTCAATTCTTGCTGGAAGATGCACAAAAGGATGAAGCTTTACATGTTCCTAGTGAGGTCAAATCCAACGATTTAGGCTACTACTTTATGCGTTTCATTAACACCGTATGCAACATCCCCTCAGTCTCCCTCTTCAGGACTTTGAGTGGCAACGATGATAACGCATTCAAGAAATTGATGGCTGTAGAATCAATGCTTTTCCATGAG GAGAGAAAAACTGGTCCTGGATTGGAGTCTGCTAAGATGCATGCAATGCGTTATCTCCTTATCCAGTTACTGCTACAAGTTCTTCTCCATCCAGATGAGTATTGGGAGGCCGCAGTTGATGTGACTATATGTTGCAAGAAATCCTTTCCTGTCATTGCTCAAGGTGATAATTCCAGTGCACAAGAATCCGCTGAACACGGTTCACAGGAGTCTGATGAGGATGGGTCTGAGGAATCTGACGACGATGGTTCAGAGGATCCCAATGAGGAAGTGTCACTAGAGTTTATGGATGTTCTTGTCCAGACTTTCCTCTCTGTTTTGCCTCATGCATCTGGACCTGTGTGTTTCACAATTGAACAG GTTTTTCGTGTGTTCTGTGATGATATTACAGAAACTGGTCTCCTTGATATGTTGAGGGTCGTGAAGATAGATTTGAAAGGCCGTCGTCAAACAGATAGTGATGACGAAGATGATGGTCGtgttgatattgaagatgatgatgaaactgTAATGGAAGATGAAGGGGTTGGGGAAATTGATGATGTTACAGATGGTGAAGATGATTCTAGTGATGAAGGTGATGTGGATCAAGATGATTTCAACAAAGCAGTCCCGAATGAGACAAAAGGTGGAGATAAAGCAGAAGCTACTAAAGATGGGGATGATTCAGATGATTCAGATGGCATGGATGATGATGCTATGTTCCGTATTGATCCTTACATTGCAAGGATATTCAAGGAGCGCAATCTTCCTGGTAGTGAGACTAAGCAATCTCAACTTATGCGATTCAAGCTTCGTGTGCTTACGTTACTTGATATATATCTTCAGAGGAATCCAG GGAAAGTTCTGGTGCTGGAGGTGTATTCTTTCTTAATGCAAGCTTTTGTAAAATCACATGGTGCTGATGGTACTGAACAGTTCAGGCAACGTATTGCTGGCATACTGCAGAGGAGGGTATTCAAAGGGAATGAGTATCCAGAAGGCGATGTCGTTGAATTTGGTAAACTTGAAAGCTTGTTGGAGAAAGCTCTGAGGTTGGCATCACGCTCAAGATATAACACAGTTGCTTCTGTAGCACAGAATGCTACATTTTGGATTCTGAAGATCATCAACTCGATGAATTGTTCTGAACAGGAACTTGCAAGTGTGGTTGACATGTTCCGTTCTATCTTGAATGATTACGACAGGAAGAAATCACGGCTGAAGCTTGGTTTTGTGAAGGAGGTTGCTAAGAGGAATCCTTGGATAGGAcaggagctttttggttttgtTCTGCAGAGGACCGAGAACACGAAAGCTCAATATCGGAGAAATCAAATGCTGGAGTTGGTGGACTACATACTGAAATCATGGGCCGGTGATGCGTCAGAGGTGTTTTTGAACCATTTGGCTCAGTTGTGCGGGTTGATACAAGAAGCTCTTTCAGCCGTTCCTGAAAACAAGTCGCGCCGCAAGGAAGTACGGAATTTTTGCACTGGAATCTTGCAAACGGTGCTGAAGCTTGATCTCAAAGAACAGTTCCAGAACGCGTTGAGTCCTGAAGCTTATTCCCTCTGCGAGGCCAAACTAGGAGCTGCGTTTACCACCTTCAAAAAATGA
- the LOC136465138 gene encoding LOW QUALITY PROTEIN: uncharacterized protein (The sequence of the model RefSeq protein was modified relative to this genomic sequence to represent the inferred CDS: substituted 2 bases at 2 genomic stop codons) — protein MGRGKPEADGRAARPAGGGGRGHDRAGVCMRGRGERMGMGAGCVDGGGSGPGRPIDVPRADSIRRRGINFGIRIGADRSANKTAPYFLRSLILPFLAKRESKNRPQSRTGAPSRKRREPARTRIRSCRRRSPGRTAAPKTAPPPPVRVNGIGTVPKTQAQQVSGSESDFELDSPPHLTILEDQELDTTPTSPSGDTSPQLPPPSIDRGLQLPTFGSDIEEXHSSNDQEQXRKDPYFEFLVDNFISASGDVCKSLLPAEDTIYKERSHQQQSDGYAVSALKHYNSSENNKVKYELIDAITSGGMIDMNGGYGHVNFTAKANQENSKEALFFAELRFHHNTYIATCVLSLEGDKISGLCGSKYDNGKNVFFIDAKHCYGCVRGLKHPKNGALYEAGHVADSDYYHG, from the exons ATGGGGCGCGGCAAGCCGGAGGCCGACGGACGTGCCGCGCGGCCCGCTGGGGGCGGCGGTCGTGGGCACGACAGGGCAGGGGTGTGCATGCGGGGGCGGGGTGAACGGATGGGGATGGGGGCGGGGTGCGTGGATGGTGGCGGGTCAG GACCCGGCCGACCGATCGACGTGCCGCGTGCGGACTCGATACGACGACGAGGAATTAATTTTGGTATCCGGATCGGAGCCGACCGATCGGCCAATAAAACAGCACCTTATTTTCTGCGCTCCCTCATCTTACCTTTTCTCGCTAAACGCGAGAGCAAGAATCGCCCCCAATCCCGCACCGGCGCTCCTTCCCGCAAGCGACGTGAGCCAGCCAGAACCAGAATCCGCtcctgccgccgccgctcgccagGCCGGACGGCTGCTCCCAAGACTGCCCCGCCGCCACCTGTTCG TGTTAATGGCATTGGTACGGTGCCCAAAACCCAAGCCCAGCAGGTATCAGGATCGGAATCTGATTTTGAATTGGACAG TCCTCCTCATCTCACCATACTAGAGGATCAAGAATTGGACACTACTCCTACATCTCCGTCCGGTGATACATCACCACAATTGCCACCACCATCGATTGATAGAGGCCTCCA GTTGCCAACTTTTGGTTCTGATATTGAGGAATAGCATTCATCAAACGACCAAGagcagtgacgaa AGGATCCATACTTCGAATTTTTGGTGGACAACTTCATCAGTGCATCCGGAGATGTTTGCAAATCTTTGTTACCAGCAGAGGACACTATATATAAAGAGAGAAGTCATCAACAACAATCTGATGGATATGCAGTGAGTGCCCTGAAACATTACAACAGCAGCGAGAATAACAAG gttaaatatgagttaattgatGCTATCACAAGCGGTGGAATGATAGATATGAATGGCGGCTATGGTCATGTGAATTTTACAGCAAAAGCAAATCAGGAAAATTCAAAAGAGGCGCTTTTCTTTGCTGAGTTACGATTCCACCACAATACCTATATAGCAACCTGTGTGCTTTCTCTGGAGGGGGACAAAATCA GTGGACTTTGTGGGAGTAAATATGATAATGGTAAGAATGTTTTTTTTATCGATGCTAAGCATTGTTATGGTTGTGTTCGTGGATTGAAACATCCCAAGAATGGTGCATTATATGAGGCTGGTCATGTTGCTGATAGCGATTACTATCATGGATGA